Proteins encoded in a region of the Zea mays cultivar B73 chromosome 2, Zm-B73-REFERENCE-NAM-5.0, whole genome shotgun sequence genome:
- the LOC103647887 gene encoding uncharacterized protein LOC103647887, whose amino-acid sequence MLIKEPGLGAREMQYRLEDQFTVTLSYNKVWEGRKLALKELHGTWEDSFKLLWNWKAAVEATCPGSLIEIDCKKVKGQMHFSKMFVALRPCVNGFLMGCRPYLGVDSTHLTGKYLGQLASATAIDGHNWMYPVAYAIFDKETNLNWKWFMTLLKRAIGTPPGLTIHTDACKGLAYGVSQVFGDAAEHRECFRHLMANFRRKYNGEVLKYMWPCAWACTHERHQVLMDKISETCPNAVAYLRYDHPHLWTRAKFNKICKVDYVNNNISECFNNWIKNVKELPAVDLMDMLRVMIMEKIATRQSIANKMQGHILPSVVNDLHEKSRNLRYTITKSGYMKGEVSGASRDGVAWRYGVNLVTQACSCGQWDVTGKPCTHAIAFITSQRNLRIEDYVGECYSVQRFKDAYQFEVYPMGDRLQWPKLDPGFEMRPPKLEGRPAGRPRKKRIKSAGEPGKRGPYQCKRCFQYGHIEKGCKNPVVEPHEDLPDNHLQRKTKKGTKKRKVSQNRLQLHLFKYRHLVLDQ is encoded by the exons ATGTTGATTAAAGAGCCAGGGCTTGGTGCAAGAGAAATGCAGTATAGGTTGGAGGATCAGTTCACAGTCACTTTGTCATATAACAAGGTCTGGGAAGGGAGAAAGTTGGCACTAAAGGAACTTCATGGTACATGGGAGGATAGCTtcaagttgctatggaattggaaAGCAGCCGTTGAGGCAACTTGTCCTGGAAGTCTCATTGAGATTGATTGCAAGAAGGTAAAGGGACAGATGCACTTCTCAAAGATGTTTGTGGCTTTACGGCCTTGTGTCAATGGATTTCTTATGGGATGTCGGCCTTATCTTGGAGTAGACTCAACTCATTTGACTGGAAAGTACCTTGGACAGCTTGCTTCAGCGACAGCCATAGATGGACATAACTGGATGTATCCAGTAGCATATGCCATATTTGACAAAGAAACAAATTTGAATTGGAAATGGTTTATGACACTCCTGAAGAGGGCTATTGGAACACCCCCAGGTTTGACCATACACACTGATGCATGCAAGGGTCTTGCATATGGGGTGTCACAAGTGTTTGGTGATGCAGCTGAACATAGGGAGTGTTTTAGACACCTCATGGCTAATTTCAGGAGGAAGTACAATGGTGAGGTGCTGAAATACATGTGGCCTTGCGCATGGGCATGCACACATGAGAGACATCAAGTACTTATGGATAAAATTTCAGAAACTTGTCCAAATGCTGTCGCATATCTTAGATATGACCACCCACACTTATGGACAAGAGCCAAATTCAATAAAATCTGCAAGGTGGATTACGTTAATAACAACATTTCAGAATGTTTCAACAATTGGATTAAAAATGTGAAGGAGTTGCCTGCAGTTGATCTCATGGACATGCTCAGGGTGATGATAATGGAGAAGATTGCTACAAGACAGTCCATAGCCAATAAAATGCAAGGCCACATCCTACCTAGTGTAGTTAATGATCTGCATGAGAAGAGTAGGAATCTTCGATATACCATCACTAAAAGTGGGTACATGAAGGGTGAGGTTTCTGGTGCTAGTAGAGATGGTGTTGCTTGGAGATATGGAGTAAACCTTGTTACTCAGGCTTGTTCATGTGGACAGTGGGATGTAACTGGAAAACCATGCACTCATGCCATAGCATTCATAACTTCTCAACGAAATTTGAGAATCGAGGACTATGTTGGAGAATGTTATTCGGTTCAAAGGTTTAAAGATGCATACCAATTTGAGGTGTATCCAATGGGAGACAGGTTACAGTGGCCGAAATTGGACCCAGGATTCGAAATGAGGCCACCAAAACTTGAGGGCAGGCCTGCTGGCAGACCAAGAAAGAAAAGAATCAAGAGTGCTGGAGAGCCAGGTAAGAGAGGGCCATATCAATGCAAGAGGTGCTTCCAGTATGGCCACATTGAAAAAGGATGCAAAAATCCAGTGGTGGAGCCACATGAAGACCTTCCAGACAACCATTTGCAGAGAAAGACAAAAAAAGGCACCAAAAAAAG AAAAGTGAGCCAGAACAGACTTCAACTTCACTTGTTCAAATATCGCCATCTAGTTCTGgaccaatga
- the LOC103647887 gene encoding uncharacterized protein isoform X1: MLIKEPGLGAREMQYRLEDQFTVTLSYNKVWEGRKLALKELHGTWEDSFKLLWNWKAAVEATCPGSLIEIDCKKVKGQMHFSKMFVALRPCVNGFLMGCRPYLGVDSTHLTGKYLGQLASATAIDGHNWMYPVAYAIFDKETNLNWKWFMTLLKRAIGTPPGLTIHTDACKGLAYGVSQVFGDAAEHRECFRHLMANFRRKYNGEVLKYMWPCAWACTHERHQVLMDKISETCPNAVAYLRYDHPHLWTRAKFNKICKVDYVNNNISECFNNWIKNVKELPAVDLMDMLRVMIMEKIATRQSIANKMQGHILPSVVNDLHEKSRNLRYTITKSGYMKGEVSGASRDGVAWRYGVNLVTQACSCGQWDVTGKPCTHAIAFITSQRNLRIEDYVGECYSVQRFKDAYQFEVYPMGDRLQWPKLDPGFEMRPPKLEGRPAGRPRKKRIKSAGEPGKRGPYQCKRCFQYGHIEKGCKNPVVEPHEDLPDNHLQRKTKKGTKKRKKSEPEQTSTSLVQISPSSSGPMTRRRVAMSPTCSSPSASKQGEAPASSKRRLII; encoded by the exons ATGTTGATTAAAGAGCCAGGGCTTGGTGCAAGAGAAATGCAGTATAGGTTGGAGGATCAGTTCACAGTCACTTTGTCATATAACAAGGTCTGGGAAGGGAGAAAGTTGGCACTAAAGGAACTTCATGGTACATGGGAGGATAGCTtcaagttgctatggaattggaaAGCAGCCGTTGAGGCAACTTGTCCTGGAAGTCTCATTGAGATTGATTGCAAGAAGGTAAAGGGACAGATGCACTTCTCAAAGATGTTTGTGGCTTTACGGCCTTGTGTCAATGGATTTCTTATGGGATGTCGGCCTTATCTTGGAGTAGACTCAACTCATTTGACTGGAAAGTACCTTGGACAGCTTGCTTCAGCGACAGCCATAGATGGACATAACTGGATGTATCCAGTAGCATATGCCATATTTGACAAAGAAACAAATTTGAATTGGAAATGGTTTATGACACTCCTGAAGAGGGCTATTGGAACACCCCCAGGTTTGACCATACACACTGATGCATGCAAGGGTCTTGCATATGGGGTGTCACAAGTGTTTGGTGATGCAGCTGAACATAGGGAGTGTTTTAGACACCTCATGGCTAATTTCAGGAGGAAGTACAATGGTGAGGTGCTGAAATACATGTGGCCTTGCGCATGGGCATGCACACATGAGAGACATCAAGTACTTATGGATAAAATTTCAGAAACTTGTCCAAATGCTGTCGCATATCTTAGATATGACCACCCACACTTATGGACAAGAGCCAAATTCAATAAAATCTGCAAGGTGGATTACGTTAATAACAACATTTCAGAATGTTTCAACAATTGGATTAAAAATGTGAAGGAGTTGCCTGCAGTTGATCTCATGGACATGCTCAGGGTGATGATAATGGAGAAGATTGCTACAAGACAGTCCATAGCCAATAAAATGCAAGGCCACATCCTACCTAGTGTAGTTAATGATCTGCATGAGAAGAGTAGGAATCTTCGATATACCATCACTAAAAGTGGGTACATGAAGGGTGAGGTTTCTGGTGCTAGTAGAGATGGTGTTGCTTGGAGATATGGAGTAAACCTTGTTACTCAGGCTTGTTCATGTGGACAGTGGGATGTAACTGGAAAACCATGCACTCATGCCATAGCATTCATAACTTCTCAACGAAATTTGAGAATCGAGGACTATGTTGGAGAATGTTATTCGGTTCAAAGGTTTAAAGATGCATACCAATTTGAGGTGTATCCAATGGGAGACAGGTTACAGTGGCCGAAATTGGACCCAGGATTCGAAATGAGGCCACCAAAACTTGAGGGCAGGCCTGCTGGCAGACCAAGAAAGAAAAGAATCAAGAGTGCTGGAGAGCCAGGTAAGAGAGGGCCATATCAATGCAAGAGGTGCTTCCAGTATGGCCACATTGAAAAAGGATGCAAAAATCCAGTGGTGGAGCCACATGAAGACCTTCCAGACAACCATTTGCAGAGAAAGACAAAAAAAGGCACCAAAAAAAG GAAGAAAAGTGAGCCAGAACAGACTTCAACTTCACTTGTTCAAATATCGCCATCTAGTTCTGgaccaatgacaaggagaagggtgGCGATGTCCCCAACCTGCAGCTCACCTTCAGCCAGCAAGCAAGGAGAAGCACCGGCTTCAAGCAAAAGGAGATTAATTATCTAG